One segment of Zymoseptoria tritici IPO323 chromosome 2, whole genome shotgun sequence DNA contains the following:
- the RUVBL2401 gene encoding ATP-dependent DNA helicase reptin (Putative homolog of Saccharomyces cerevisiae RVB2, an essential protein involved in transcription regulation; component of chromatin remodeling complexes; required for assembly and function of the INO80 complex), which translates to MAAPITTVSDSKERQGLNLIAAHSHIRGLGVTPDTLTPKQNADGLVGQQQARKAASVILQMAKEGKIAGRAVLISGPPSTGKTAIAIGMSKGLGEDVPFTMLASSEIFSLEMSKTEALEQAFRKSIGVRIREESEVIEGEVVEIQIDRSVTGNNKSGKLTLKTTDMETLYDMGTRMIDSMTKEKVMAGDIISIDKASGRITKLGRSYTRSRDYDAVGSDAKFIQCPDGELQVRRDTVHTVSLHEIDVINSRTQGFLALFSGDTGEIRSEVREQINTKVAEWKEEGKAEIVPGVLFIDEVHMLDIECFSFINRALEDELAPIVIMASNRGSTTIRGTNYRSPHGLPLDFLDRVVIISTHPYQGEEIKEILKLRAQEEEIDVSPDALALLTKIGEETGLRYASNLITTSQLLSQKRRAKEVEVGDVQRSFQLFYDPNRSVKFISEFEKRFIGEDGGVTLGAASNGVSNGDAMEVS; encoded by the exons ATGGCTGCG CCCATCACCACCGTGTCCGACTCGAAGGAGCGCCAGGGGCTCAATCTCATCGCCGCTCACTCTCATATCCGCGGCCTCGGCGTGACGCCGGACACGCTCACACCAAAGCAAAATGCCGATGGCCTGGTCGGACAGCAACAGGCGCGCAAAGCCGCCAGCGTGATCCTGCAGATGGCTAAGGAGGGAAAGATTGCTGGTCGTGCTGTGTTGATCTCTGGTCCTCCAAGCACAGGAAAGACTGCCATTGCGATAGGAATGAGTAAAGGGCTGGGCGAGGATGTGCCATTCACAATGCTCGCTTCTTCAGAAATCTTCAGTCTGGAGATGAGCAAGACAGAGGCGCTGGAGCAGGCTTTTCGGAAATCAATCGGTGTGCGGATACGAGAGGAGAGCGAAGTCATTGAGGGCGAGGTGGTTGAAATTCAGATTGATCGATCTGTGACGGGAAACAACAAGAGCGGGAAACTGACACTGAAAACGACGGATATGGAGACGCTCTACGATATGGGTACACGCATGATTGACAGCATGACAAAGGAGAAGGTCATGGCGGGTGATATCATCAGCATCGACAAAGCGAGCGGCAGAATCACGAAGCTGGGTCGAAGCTACACAAGAAGTCGAGACTACGATGCGGTCGGCTCAGATGCGAAATTTATCCAATGTCCGGATGGCGAGCTCCAGGTCCGTCGCGATACTGTGCACACCGTCTCACTCCACGAGATTGATGTGATCAATAGCCGGACCCAGGGCTTCCTGGCACTCTTTTCCGGAGACACAGGCGAGATCAGATCAGAAGTGCGAGAACAGATCAACACGAAAGTTGCTGAATGGAAAGAAGAGGGCAAGGCAGAAATCGTCCCGGGAGTACTATTCATCGATGAAGTCCACATGCTCGACATCGAATGCTTCAGCTTCATCAACAGGGCATTGGAAGATGAGCTTGCACCGATTGTGATCATGGCTTCGAACCGCGGTTCAACGACCATCCGAGGAACAAACTACCGCAGCCCGCATGGTCTACCActcgacttcctcgaccGTGTGGTGATTATCTCAACGCATCCATATCAAGGTGAGGAGATCAAAGAAATCCTGAAGCTGCGAGCACAAGAAGAGGAAATCGATGTCTCACCCGATGCGTTGGCATTGCTCACGAAGATTGGAGAGGAGACGGGCCTCAGATACGCGAGCAATCTCATCACGACATCACAACTATTATCGCAGAAGCGGAGAGCaaaggaggtggaggtcggCGATGTGCAGCGGAGCTTCCAACTTTTCTACGATCCGAATCGGAGTGTCAAATTCATCTCCGAGTTTGAGAAGCGTTTTATtggtgaggatggaggagtgACTTTGGGCGCTGCGTCGAATGGAGTGAGCAACGGCGATGCTATGGAGGTGTCATGA